The following proteins are encoded in a genomic region of Corylus avellana chromosome ca4, CavTom2PMs-1.0:
- the LOC132177652 gene encoding amino acid permease 6-like, with the protein MQRNLSFAIESGDTTSKFDDDGRAKRTGTVTTASAHIITAVVGSGILSLAWAIAQLGWIAGVVALVIFSLITLFTSALLANCYRFPDPITGTRNYNYIEAVKNNLGGLKYKLCGVAQYTNLVGLTIGYTITSAISMAAIKRSQCFHNNGHAAGCHTSNNSYMIIFGMIQIILSQIPNFQDLAGLSYLAAIMSFSYAFIGIGLSTAHIAEGKTGKTSIDGITAGVDVTSSQKVWNSLQAIGNIALAYSYSNVLIEIQDTLKSSPPENLVMKKATTIAVSITSIFYLLCGVLGYLAFGNNAPGNFLTGFGFYEPFWLIDIANICIVVHLVGAYQVFCQPIYQLVEGWMSSRWSGSDFIVIEHPIYIPFIGIYKMNFFRLIWRTVYVIITSVIAMIFPVFNSVLGLIGAISFWPLTVYFPVEMYISQAHIPKFSPTWIWLNILNWACLIITFAAAAACIQGIIVELHHYQPFKSFS; encoded by the exons ATGCAGAGAAATCTAAGCTTTGCCATAGAATCCGGCGACACAACTTCCAAGTTTGATGATGATGGCCGCGCAAAACGaactg GAACCGTGACGACAGCAAGTGCTCATATAATAACAGCGGTTGTTGGGTCTGGAATACTGTCTCTGGCATGGGCAATTGCTCAGCTGGGTTGGATTGCTGGGGTTGTTGCTCTTGTTATCTTCTCCCTCATCACTTTGTTTACTTCTGCTCTACTTGCCAACTGCTATAGGTTTCCTGACCCTATCACTGGGACAAGAAACTACAATTACATAGAGGCTGTAAAGAATAACTTGG gAGGACTTAAATACAAGCTTTGTGGAGTAGCTCAATATACGAATCTTGTAGGATTGACAATCGGATACACCATCACTTCCGCTATTAGCATGGC AGCCATCAAAAGATCGCAATGCTTTCACAACAATGGCCATGCTGCGGGTTGTCACACCTCAAACAATTCCTACATGATCATTTTTGGGATGATTCAGATTATTCTGAGCCAAATACCAAACTTTCAAGACCTTGCAGGGCTCTCCTACCTCGCTGCAATCATGTCATTCTCTTACGCTTTCATAGGCATTGGTCTTTCCACAGCCCACATAGCAG AAGGGAAAACAGGGAAGACAAGCATTGATGGAATAACGGCAGGCGTGGACGTAACAAGTTCACAGAAGGTGTGGAACAGCTTACAGGCCATTGGAAACATTGCCTTGGCCTATTCTTACTCTAATGTCCTCATTGAAATACAG GATACGCTAAAATCAAGCCCACCAGAGAACCTGGTGATGAAGAAAGCTACCACCATTGCAGTCTCAATTACCTCCATATTTTACTTGCTGTGTGGAGTTTTGGGCTATTTAGCTTTCGGGAACAATGCACCTGGCAATTTTTTAACAGGGTTTGGTTTTTATGAGCCTTTCTGGCTTATAGACATCGCCAACATTTGCATTGTTGTCCATCTTGTCGGAGCTTACCAG GTGTTCTGCCAGCCAATATACCAGCTTGTGGAAGGTTGGATGAGCAGCCGGTGGTCAGGAAGTGATTTCATAGTAATAGAACATCCCATTTACATTCCATTTATTGGTATTTACAAGATGAATTTCTTCCGGTTGATCTGGAGAACAGTATATGTGATAATTACGTCTGTGATTGCGATGATATTTCCAGTCTTCAACAGTGTTTTGGGGTTAATTGGAGCCATTTCATTCTGGCCATTGACTGTGTATTTCCCAGTTGAGATGTACATTTCTCAGGCTCACATTCCCAAATTTTCTCCTACCTGGATTTGGCTCAACATATTGAATTGGGCTTGCTTGATTATAACatttgctgctgctgctgcatgCATTCAAGGCATCATCGTTGAGCTCCATCACTACCAGCCTTTCAAGTCTTTTTCTTAA
- the LOC132179631 gene encoding uncharacterized protein LOC132179631, with protein MAAGGGRVAKANMLMLRQAVQVERGFSKHAGVDHMQKQPGNPSYSGEKMSESSCWIPHPHSGVYFPRGHKWVIDDLPADVASLNPTSWLRNIDGVDRADPDSPPYHSFHTSV; from the exons ATGGCAGCTGGAGGAGGCAGGGTTGCAAAAGCAAACATGTTAATGCTAAG GCAAGCCGTGCAAGTTGAACGTGGCTTCAGCAAGCACGCAGGAGTTGATCATATGCAAAAACAGCCAGGAAATCCAAGCTATAGTGGGGAGAAGATGAGTGAGTCGTCGTGCTGGATTCCGCATCCGCATAGCGGTGTATACTTTCCGAGAGGTCATAAGTGGGTGATAGACGACCTTCCGGCGGATGTAGCTTCTCTAAACCCGACTTCCTGGCTGAGAAACATTGACGGTGTGGACAGAGCAGATCCAGATTCTCCACCATATCATTCCTTTCACACTAGTGTGTAA
- the LOC132179629 gene encoding LOW QUALITY PROTEIN: F-box protein SKIP22-like (The sequence of the model RefSeq protein was modified relative to this genomic sequence to represent the inferred CDS: deleted 1 base in 1 codon), protein MVLNSGNEGTLDLQISGAETMAVDDGSVSMGKKFSERRFLRRVLGDYGSDPVRKLLTIAVHAVLLESGLIGFDSVSGMRVNQLHLANGWPSNSRSVSLWYTLPELLGNGYCNSGNVVELESVVSKFQSLGHLVIIHGCLAKGGSGLYRVCLNGNGFVPAINLANSDEETRYPESEILEFWKMVKDGLVLPLLIHLCEKTGLGGPPCCMHLPPELKLKIFESLPSSDLVKVGYVCSALRDLSSDNELWRQKFIDEFGGALGLGLPPCFRRISAELKLKIFQSLHGVDLLSGLRNLSSDNEIEFWKRKYDDKSGRAEEWKGIFALFWESKEKWRRQFRLFQ, encoded by the exons ATGGTTTTGAATTCGGGAAACGAAGGGACCCTAGACCTACAAATTTCCGGTGCTGAAACGATGGCGGTGGATGATGGGTCGGTTTCAATGGGTAAGAAGTTTTCGGAGCGTCGTTTTCTGAGGAGGGTGCTGGGCGACTATGGTAGTGACCCGGTCCGCAAGCTGTTGACGATCGCGGTTCACGCGGTTCTTTTGGAGTCCGGTTTAATCGGATTCGATTCGGTCTCGGGCATGCGGGTCAACCAATTGCACCTTGCGAACGGGTGGCCTTCGAATTCGCGCTCGGTGTCGCTCTGGTATACTCTGCCTGAGCTTCTAGGAAATGGGTATTGTAATTCTGGCAATGTTGTTGAACTTGAAAGTGTTGTTTCGAAGTTTCAGAGTTTAGGGCACTTGGTCATTATCCATGGGTGTTTGGCTAAGGGCGGGTCGGGTTTGTATCGGGTGTGTTTGAATGGGAATGGGTTTGTGCCGGCGATCAATTTAGCTAATAGTGACGAAGAAACTAGGTACCCAGAAAGTGAGATTTTAGAGTTTTGGAAGATGGTGAAGGATGGGCTCGTATTGCCACTTTTGATTCATCTTTGTGAAAAGACCGGTCTCGGCGGTCCGCCGTGCTGTATGCACCTG CCCCCGGAGCTTAAACTTAAGATTTTTGAATCTCTTCCCAGTTCAGATCTCGTAAAGGTGGGATACGTGTGTTCCGCACTGAGGGATTTGTCTTCAGACAATGAGTTGTGGAGACAGAAATTTATCGACGAATTTGGAGGAGCACTTGGACTTGGCCTTCCACCGTGCTTTAGGCGTATCTCCGCCGAGCttaaactcaaaatttttcaatctcTTCACGGTGTCGATCTCTTGTCCGGATTGAGGAACTTGTCTTCAGATAATGAGATTGAGTTTTGGAAACGGAAATATGATGATAAGTCTGGACGAGCAGAGGAATGGAAAGgtatttttgctttgttttgggaGAGCAAGGAGAAGTGGAGGCGACAGTTCCGTCTATTTCAATAA
- the LOC132179845 gene encoding uncharacterized protein LOC132179845, whose translation MLIKSHISKSIRGSIPPCDKVKDYLKAIEEQFVSSDKALASTLMNKLSIMKHDKSRSVREHIMEMRDIAAQLKSLEIEISESFLVHFILNSLPVEYGPFKISYNTHKEKWSINELLTMCVQEEERLKHENLESAHFVTHKKGKGKKGKGAEIKWKKDGQASFKPYGNKDACFFCKKKGHKKKDCLKYKKWLEKKGISQPKETDGK comes from the exons ATGCTCATTAAGTCACATATTAGTAAGAGCATTAGAGGTTCAATTCCTCCATGTGATAAGGTAAAGGACTACTTAAAGGCCATTGAAGAACAATTTGTTAGTTCTGATAAGGCATTAGCTAGCACTCTAATGAACAAGTTGTCAATTatgaaacatgacaaatctaggaGTGTGCGTGAGCACATAATGGAGATGAGGGACATTGCTGCACAACTTAAGTCCTTAGAAATTGAGATTTCAGAGTCATTCCTTGTCCATTTCATACTCAATTCTCTCCCTGTTGAATATGGACCATTTAAGATTTCTTACAACACACATAAGGAAAAGTGGTCCATTAATGAACTTCTAACAATGTGTGTACAAGAAGAGGAGAGGTTGAAACATGAAAATTTGGAGAGTGCACATTTTGTGACTCATAAAAAGGGCAAAGGGAAAAAGGGCAAAGGTGCTGAAATTAAATGGAAGAAGGATGGGCAAGCATCATTCAAGCCTTATGGAAATAAAGATGCATGTTTCTTCTGTAAGAAAAAGGGGCACAAAAAGAAGGATTgcctaaaatacaaaaaatggcTCGAGAAAAAAG GGATTTCTCAGCCTAAGGAAACCGATGGGAAGTGA
- the LOC132177734 gene encoding F-box protein SKIP22-like gives MATMKLRIRSLESKQTLKVEIPTPSTLQQLKQTLSQSISSSSSIYLSLNRKDELHASSPEASLQSLGITSGDLIFFTLNPTGFSSSSQILAPNPDSVQQPPQTLAPNFPNLENPSEIPRESQTLEGIPSNQDTPGTLEFSGAETMGVDHGSGVLNSENEGTLEFSGAETMGVDDGPVSMVKKFSERCFLGRVLSKELGDYGGDHTLLVIAVHAVFLESGFVGFDSVSGMRVDRFHLADEWPSRAFTMSLWYTLPELLGNGYRNSGNMVESVVLKFQSLGHSVAIYGSLAKGGPCVYRACLNENRFVPAISLACSDSVDSINEENGYPESEIFEFWKMVKDGLVLPLLIDLCEKANLLPPPCFIRLPADLKLKILESLPGVDLARVGCVCSELQYLSSNNELWKRKCDEEFELESGAQGLDQWKGRFASLWEKKKKRKRDVKRLKRFLGGNFLIQESPFGAFMGGRDHALIPGRPVASAFGPYRRIQRVNFRADCHLGGFNF, from the coding sequence ATGGCAACCATGAAACTGAGAATCAGATCCCTCGAATCCAAACAGACCCTGAAAGTCGAAATCCCCACTCCCTCTACTCTCCAACAACTCAAGCAAACCCTATCTCAATCAATCTCGTCTTCCTCTTCTATCTATCTATCCCTCAATCGCAAGGACGAGCTCCACGCGTCCTCGCCCGAAGCGTCCCTCCAGTCCCTCGGTATCACCTCCGGTGATCTTATCTTCTTCACCCTCAACCCCACCGGCTTCTCCTCCTCTTCTCAAATTCTGGCTCCCAATCCCGATTCCGTACAACAACCACCTCAAACCTTGGCTCCAAATTTCCCAAATCTAGAAAACCCATCTGAAATTCCTCGAGAATCTCAAACCCTAGAGGGAATTCCTTCGAATCAAGACACCCCAGGAACCCTAGAATTTTCCGGTGCTGAAACGATGGGGGTGGATCATGGGTCTGGGGTTTTGAATTCGGAGAACGAAGGAACCCTAGAATTTTCCGGTGCTGAAACGATGGGGGTGGATGATGGGCCGGTTTCAATGGTGAAGAAGTTTTCGGAGCGTTGTTTTCTGGGGAGGGTGCTGAGCAAGGAGCTTGGCGACTATGGTGGTGACCACACGCTGTTGGTGATCGCCGTTCACGCGGTTTTTTTGGAGTCCGGTTTCGTCGGATTCGATTCGGTCTCGGGCATGCGGGTCGACCGGTTTCACCTTGCGGACGAGTGGCCTTCGCGCGCTTTCACGATGTCGCTCTGGTATACTCTTCCTGAGCTTCTAGGAAATGGGTATCGTAATTCTGGTAATATGGTTGAAAGTGTTGTTTTGAAGTTTCAAAGTTTGGGGCACTCGGTCGCTATCTATGGGTCTTTGGCTAAGGGCGGGCCCTGTGTGTATCGGGCGTGTTTGAATGAGAATAGGTTTGTGCCGGCGATCAGTTTAGCTTGTAGTGACTCGGTTGATAGCATTAACGAAGAAAATGGGTACCCTGAAAGTgagatttttgagttttggaagATGGTGAAGGATGGGCTCGTTTTGCCACTTTTGATTGATCTTTGTGAAAAGGCTAATCTCCTTCCCCCACCTTGTTTTATCCGCCTCCCCGCGGATCTTAAACTTAAGATTTTGGAGTCTCTTCCCGGTGTCGATCTCGCAAGGGTGGGATGTGTGTGTTCCGAATTGCAGTATTTGTCTTCGAACAATGAGTTGTGGAAACGGAAATGTGATGAGGAGTTTGAACTAGAGTCGGGAGCGCAGGGATTAGATCAATGGAAGGGTAGGTTTGCTTCGCTttgggagaagaagaagaagaggaagagggatGTTAAACGGTTAAAAAGGTTTCTTGGGGGGAATTTTCTCATCCAGGAGAGTCCATTTGGCGCTTTTATGGGGGGCAGAGATCATGCCCTCATACCGGGTCGTCCCGTAGCTTCTGCATTCGGACCATACAGGAGGATTCAGCGGGTGAACTTCAGGGCCGATTGTCATCTAGGTGGATTTAATTTTTAG